A portion of the Stigmatella aurantiaca DW4/3-1 genome contains these proteins:
- a CDS encoding GlsB/YeaQ/YmgE family stress response membrane protein, translating into MGLCSWIIFGFVVGLLARAIMPGEQKMGLIRTTLLGVGGAFVGGFLAALIRGGNWRSPSPAGFIGAILGAVVLLWLSELIAPSRRR; encoded by the coding sequence ATGGGGTTGTGTAGCTGGATCATCTTCGGCTTCGTTGTGGGGCTGCTCGCCCGGGCCATCATGCCGGGCGAACAGAAGATGGGCCTCATCCGCACCACGCTGCTGGGAGTGGGAGGCGCCTTCGTGGGAGGCTTTCTCGCCGCACTCATCCGGGGGGGCAATTGGCGTTCCCCCTCGCCCGCGGGCTTCATCGGCGCCATCCTCGGCGCGGTGGTGCTCCTGTGGCTTTCCGAGCTGATTGCGCCCAGCCGCCGCCGTTAG